The Anolis carolinensis isolate JA03-04 chromosome 1, rAnoCar3.1.pri, whole genome shotgun sequence genome window below encodes:
- the ndufb1 gene encoding NADH dehydrogenase [ubiquinone] 1 beta subcomplex subunit 1 has product MVNILQLVRDHWGLTLVPIGFVVGCYFDRRNDEKLSLFRNKSKLYHRELKPGEEVTWR; this is encoded by the exons ATGGTGAATATCCTCCAGCTTGTGCGAGATCACTGGGGCCTGACATTGGTTCCAATTGGATTTGTGGTGGGATGTTACTTTGACAGGAGGAATGATGAGAAACTGAGCCTCTTCAGAAACAAAAGCAAATTATATCACAG gGAATTGAAACCTGGAGAAGAAGTCACATGGAGATAA